Proteins co-encoded in one Aquincola tertiaricarbonis genomic window:
- the ntrB gene encoding nitrate ABC transporter permease — protein sequence MRSLNLRAALLSLALLVLLLAVWQVATLPSGGSPAPAAASMTAEEIEYAKLLGKDPTAGAAPAAARSGFPTPAQMAAAAWAQLASPFHDHGPNDKGIGLQLAHSLGRVALGYLFAAAVAVPLGFAIGMSPLLYRALDPFIQILKPISPLAWMPLALYTIKDSSISGIFVIFICSVWPMLINTAFGVAGVRREWLNVARTLEVRPMRRALEVILPAAAPTILTGMRISMGIAWLVIVAAEMLVGGTGIGYFVWNEWNNLSLPNVIFAILVIGVVGMLLDLMFARLQKAVTYAD from the coding sequence ATGCGCAGCCTGAACCTGCGCGCGGCGCTGCTGTCGCTGGCGCTGCTGGTGCTGCTGCTGGCGGTGTGGCAGGTGGCCACGCTGCCTTCGGGCGGCAGCCCGGCACCGGCCGCCGCCAGCATGACGGCCGAGGAGATCGAATACGCCAAGCTGCTGGGCAAGGACCCGACCGCAGGCGCTGCGCCGGCAGCCGCCAGGTCGGGCTTTCCCACGCCGGCGCAGATGGCAGCCGCCGCGTGGGCGCAGCTGGCCAGCCCCTTCCACGACCATGGGCCCAACGACAAGGGCATCGGCCTGCAGCTGGCGCATTCGCTGGGCCGTGTGGCGCTGGGCTACCTGTTCGCGGCCGCGGTGGCGGTGCCGCTGGGCTTTGCCATCGGCATGAGCCCGCTGCTGTACCGCGCGCTCGATCCGTTCATCCAGATCCTGAAGCCCATCTCGCCGCTGGCCTGGATGCCGCTGGCGCTCTACACCATCAAGGACTCGTCGATCAGCGGCATCTTCGTGATCTTCATCTGCTCGGTGTGGCCGATGCTGATCAACACCGCCTTCGGCGTGGCCGGCGTGCGGCGCGAGTGGCTGAACGTGGCCCGCACGCTGGAGGTCAGGCCGATGCGGCGCGCACTGGAAGTCATCCTGCCGGCGGCGGCGCCCACCATCCTCACCGGCATGCGCATCAGCATGGGCATCGCCTGGCTGGTGATCGTGGCGGCCGAGATGCTGGTGGGTGGCACCGGCATCGGCTACTTCGTGTGGAACGAGTGGAACAACCTGTCGCTGCCCAACGTGATCTTCGCCATCCTGGTCATTGGCGTGGTGGGCATGCTGCTCGACCTGATGTTCGCCAGACTGCAGAAAGCCGTGACCTATGCAGACTGA
- a CDS encoding ABC transporter ATP-binding protein — translation MQTDLIQVQGLAKTYPGAPEPVFDEVNFDIRQGEFVCIIGHSGCGKTTILNVLAGLEQASEGVVLMDGREIAGPSLDRGVVFQGHALMPWLTVRRNIAFAVRSKWPGWSAAQVNEQVEKFVQLVGLGAAIDKKPSQLSGGMKQRVGIARAFAIQPRMLLLDEPFGALDALTRGTIQDELLRICAETRQTVFMITHDVDEAILLADRILLMSNGPRARVAEVVVNTMPRGRQRATLHHDPQYYRIRNHLVDFLVARSQHLSHGRAPARPPEVRPGLQAEPDPIPSADAKVTPFTPRSKEQAA, via the coding sequence ATGCAGACTGACCTCATCCAGGTGCAGGGCCTGGCCAAGACCTACCCTGGCGCCCCGGAGCCCGTGTTCGACGAAGTCAACTTCGACATCCGCCAGGGCGAGTTCGTCTGCATCATCGGCCACAGCGGCTGCGGCAAGACCACCATCCTCAATGTGCTGGCGGGGCTGGAACAGGCCAGCGAGGGCGTGGTGCTGATGGACGGCCGCGAGATTGCCGGCCCCAGCCTGGACCGGGGCGTGGTGTTCCAGGGCCATGCGCTGATGCCGTGGCTGACGGTGCGCCGCAACATCGCCTTCGCGGTGCGCAGCAAGTGGCCGGGCTGGAGCGCCGCGCAGGTGAACGAACAAGTGGAAAAGTTCGTGCAGCTGGTGGGCCTGGGCGCGGCCATCGACAAGAAGCCCTCGCAGCTGTCGGGCGGCATGAAGCAGCGCGTGGGCATCGCGCGGGCCTTCGCCATCCAGCCACGCATGCTGCTGCTGGACGAGCCTTTCGGCGCGCTCGATGCGCTGACCCGCGGCACCATCCAGGACGAGCTGCTGCGCATCTGCGCCGAGACGCGGCAGACCGTCTTCATGATCACGCACGACGTGGACGAGGCCATCCTGCTGGCCGACCGCATCTTGCTGATGAGCAACGGCCCGCGGGCCCGCGTGGCCGAGGTGGTGGTCAACACCATGCCGCGAGGCCGGCAGCGCGCCACGCTGCACCACGACCCGCAGTACTACCGCATCCGCAACCACCTGGTCGATTTCCTGGTGGCGCGCAGCCAGCACCTGTCGCATGGCCGCGCGCCGGCCCGGCCGCCCGAGGTGCGGCCCGGCCTGCAGGCCGAGCCCGACCCCATCCCATCGGCGGACGCCAAGGTCACGCCATTCACACCCCGCAGCAAGGAGCAAGCCGCATGA
- the cynS gene encoding cyanase yields the protein MSRMEVTEKIVATKVAQGLKWSDVAAKVGLSKEWVTAACLGQMTLNAEQAAVIGEIFGLTEAEQRWLMVVPYKGSLPTSVPTDPLIYRFYELVSVYGTTFKELIHEEFGDGIMSAIDFKMDLQREADPKGDRVSITMSGKFLPYKTY from the coding sequence ATGAGCCGCATGGAAGTCACCGAGAAGATCGTCGCCACCAAGGTGGCCCAGGGCCTGAAGTGGTCCGACGTGGCCGCCAAGGTGGGCCTGAGCAAGGAGTGGGTGACCGCCGCCTGCCTGGGCCAGATGACGCTGAACGCCGAGCAGGCCGCCGTGATCGGTGAGATCTTCGGCCTGACCGAGGCCGAGCAGCGCTGGCTGATGGTGGTGCCCTACAAGGGCAGCCTGCCCACCAGCGTGCCCACCGATCCGCTGATCTACCGCTTCTACGAACTGGTGAGCGTGTATGGCACCACCTTCAAGGAATTGATCCACGAAGAGTTCGGCGACGGCATCATGAGCGCCATCGACTTCAAGATGGACCTGCAGCGCGAAGCCGACCCCAAGGGCGATCGTGTCAGCATCACGATGAGCGGCAAGTTCCTGCCCTACAAGACCTACTGA
- a CDS encoding nuclear transport factor 2 family protein, protein MSAPEIRPPVPPFTADSAAQKVRLAEDAWNSRDPDRVVGVYTHDTVWRNRAEFPQGREQVRQFLQRKWARELDYRLIKELWAFEGARIAVRFAYEWHDDSGQWFRSYGNENWQFNAQGLMERRFASINDLPIREAERLFHWPLGRRPDEHPGLSALGL, encoded by the coding sequence ATGAGCGCACCCGAGATCCGCCCGCCCGTGCCGCCTTTCACCGCGGACAGCGCGGCGCAGAAGGTGCGCCTGGCCGAAGACGCCTGGAACAGCCGCGACCCCGACCGGGTGGTCGGCGTCTACACCCACGACACCGTCTGGCGCAACCGGGCGGAGTTTCCGCAGGGCCGTGAGCAGGTGCGCCAGTTCCTGCAGCGCAAGTGGGCGCGCGAGCTGGACTACCGGCTGATCAAGGAGTTGTGGGCCTTCGAAGGCGCGCGCATAGCGGTGCGCTTCGCCTATGAATGGCACGACGACTCGGGCCAGTGGTTCCGCAGCTATGGCAACGAGAACTGGCAGTTCAACGCGCAGGGCCTGATGGAGCGGCGCTTCGCCAGCATCAACGACCTGCCGATCCGTGAGGCCGAGCGGCTGTTCCACTGGCCGCTGGGCCGCCGGCCCGACGAGCACCCGGGCCTGTCGGCGCTGGGCCTGTAG
- the upp gene encoding uracil phosphoribosyltransferase, whose protein sequence is MSLPQVHHITHPLVQHKLTLMREKTRSTSGFRRLLNEISMLMAYEITRDIGTQMIEIETPLEKMQAPVIDGKKTVFVSILRAGNGFLDGMLNVVPGARVGHVGLYRDPKTLVAVEYYFKMPSDMHERDVIVLDPMLATGNSAVAAVERLKETNPKSIRFVCLLAAPEGLKNFHGSHPDVPVYTAAIDRGLDEHGYIVPGLGDAGDRIFGTK, encoded by the coding sequence ATGAGCCTGCCCCAAGTCCACCACATCACCCACCCGCTGGTTCAGCACAAGCTCACGCTGATGCGTGAGAAGACCCGCAGCACCAGCGGTTTCCGCCGCCTGCTGAACGAGATCAGCATGCTGATGGCCTACGAGATCACCCGCGACATCGGCACGCAGATGATCGAGATCGAGACGCCGCTCGAGAAGATGCAGGCGCCGGTGATCGACGGCAAGAAGACCGTGTTCGTCAGCATCCTGCGCGCGGGCAACGGCTTTCTCGACGGCATGCTCAACGTGGTGCCCGGCGCCCGCGTGGGCCACGTCGGCCTGTACCGCGACCCCAAGACCCTGGTGGCCGTGGAGTACTACTTCAAGATGCCCAGCGACATGCACGAGCGCGACGTCATCGTGCTCGACCCGATGCTGGCCACCGGCAACTCCGCCGTCGCGGCGGTGGAGCGGCTGAAGGAAACCAACCCCAAGAGCATCCGATTCGTGTGCCTGCTGGCCGCGCCCGAGGGCCTGAAGAACTTCCACGGCAGCCACCCCGATGTGCCGGTGTACACCGCCGCCATCGACCGTGGGCTGGACGAACACGGCTACATCGTGCCGGGCCTGGGCGACGCCGGCGACCGCATCTTCGGCACCAAGTGA
- a CDS encoding amidohydrolase family protein: MRDLLIRNATLPDGRTGQDVLVLQGRIAAVQPGLAAPAGIATHDAQGWLLSPPFVDAHFHMDATLSYGLPRVNASGTLLEGIGLWGELKPLLTPEALVERALAYCDWAVAKGLLAIRTHVDVCDDRLMAVQALLQVREQVRPYLDLQLVAFPQDGVLRAPGALANLERALDLGVDVVGGIPHFERTMADGAESVKLLCEIAADRGLRVDMHCDESDDPLSRHIETLAFQAQRLGLQGRVTGSHLTSMHSMDNYYVSKLLPLIAEAGVHAVANPLINITLQGRHDTYPKRRGMTRVPELMAAGVNVGFGHDCVMDPWYSLGSGDMLEVAAMGLHVAQMTSQAGMQACFEAVTTNSARILGLEGYGLAPGCRGSFVLLQARTPVEALRLRAHRLLVVREGRVLAESAPLQARLQLPGRPAEVDWTLRRGPHD, encoded by the coding sequence ATGCGCGACCTGCTGATCCGCAACGCCACGCTGCCTGATGGCCGCACCGGACAGGACGTGCTGGTGCTGCAAGGCCGCATCGCCGCGGTGCAGCCCGGCCTGGCGGCGCCGGCCGGCATCGCCACGCACGACGCCCAGGGCTGGCTGCTGAGCCCGCCCTTCGTCGACGCCCACTTCCACATGGACGCCACGCTGAGCTACGGCCTGCCGCGCGTCAATGCCAGCGGCACGCTGCTCGAAGGCATCGGCCTGTGGGGTGAGCTCAAGCCGCTGCTCACGCCCGAGGCGCTGGTCGAGCGTGCGCTGGCCTACTGCGACTGGGCGGTGGCCAAGGGGCTGCTGGCCATCCGCACCCATGTGGACGTGTGCGACGACCGCCTGATGGCGGTGCAGGCGCTGCTGCAGGTGCGCGAGCAGGTGCGGCCCTACCTCGACCTGCAGCTGGTGGCTTTTCCGCAGGACGGCGTGCTGCGGGCGCCGGGCGCGCTGGCCAACCTGGAGCGGGCCCTCGACCTGGGCGTGGACGTGGTGGGCGGCATTCCCCACTTCGAGCGCACGATGGCCGACGGCGCCGAATCGGTGAAGCTGCTGTGCGAGATCGCCGCCGACCGCGGCCTGCGCGTGGACATGCACTGCGACGAGAGCGACGACCCGCTGTCGCGCCACATCGAGACGCTGGCCTTCCAGGCCCAGCGGCTGGGGCTGCAGGGCCGGGTCACCGGTTCGCACCTCACCTCCATGCACAGCATGGACAACTACTACGTCAGCAAGCTGCTGCCGCTGATCGCCGAGGCCGGCGTGCATGCGGTGGCCAACCCGCTGATCAACATCACGCTGCAGGGCCGGCACGACACCTACCCCAAGCGCCGTGGCATGACCCGCGTGCCCGAGCTGATGGCCGCGGGCGTGAACGTGGGCTTTGGCCACGACTGCGTGATGGACCCCTGGTACAGCCTGGGCTCCGGCGACATGCTGGAAGTGGCGGCCATGGGCCTGCACGTGGCGCAGATGACCTCGCAGGCCGGCATGCAGGCCTGCTTCGAGGCGGTGACCACCAACAGCGCGCGCATCCTGGGCCTGGAGGGCTACGGCCTGGCGCCGGGCTGCCGCGGCAGCTTCGTGCTGCTGCAGGCCCGCACGCCGGTGGAGGCGCTGCGCCTGCGCGCGCACCGGCTGCTGGTGGTGCGCGAGGGGCGGGTGCTGGCCGAATCGGCCCCGCTGCAGGCCCGGCTGCAACTGCCCGGCCGGCCCGCCGAGGTGGACTGGACGCTGCGCCGCGGCCCCCATGACTAG